From the Nodularia sphaerocarpa UHCC 0038 genome, the window CGCTTTACCTTCATTCCAATCTATATATCCTTTGGTGCGTAAATGCTCTAAACGACTTTGAATTGGTGCTGGTGATTTCAGCTTCATTGCTGCCATCATTTGCCGAATTGAAGGAGAATATTGGTGAATTTTGATATATTCTACCAACCAATTGTATAATTCTTGTTGAGCTTCTGTGAGACGTTCCATAAATTTATCGCCAAGTAAATACAAATGTCTTTAGAACATTAGTACTACAAAAATTCCCAGATCACAAGATGAAAGTAAAAATATCAAAGGCAAAAGAAAGACAAATCTCTTTACTTTTGCCTGATAAATTTTTACTCTGCGCCTAAAATACTAGCAAGCAAAGCTTTTTGGGCGTGTAAACGATTTTCGGCTTGTTCCCAAACTCGCGACTGAGAACCTTCTAAAACTGCTTCGGTAATTTCTTCACCACGATGGGCTGGTAAGCAGTGTAAAACAATTGCCTCTGGGTCAGCAAGACTTAATAAATTTTCGGAAATTTGATAAGGTTGGAAAATTGGCAAGCGATTATCAGCTTCGGTTTCTTGCCCCATACTTGCCCAAACATCAGTGTAAAGCACAGCAGAACCCTTGGCTGCTAATTCTGGTTCATGAGTCAGCATAACTTCAGTTTTATCACCTGCAATGGCTCGTGCTTGTTCGACAATGCCCATATCAGGTTCATATCCTGGAGGGGTGGCGATTCTCACATTCATTCCTGCCAAAGCGCAACCCAGCATGAGAGAATTAGCGACATTATTGCCATCGCCGACGTAGGTCAAAGTTAACCCAGAGATATCACCGAAGCATTCTTGAATTGTCAATAAATCAGCTAATATCTGACAAGGATGTTCTGAATCGGTAAGGGCATTAATTACAGGAATCTTGGCGTAAGTCGCAAAAGTTGCCAAATCTTGCTGTGCAAAGGTGCGAATTGCCAAAACATCTAAATATCGATCCAATACCCTTGCGGTATCCTGCAAAGGTTCCCCACGACTAACTTGAGTGACGTTAGGGTTAAGATCAATTACCTGTCCACCCAATTGGTACATTGCGACTGTAAAACTGACTCGCGTGCGAGTTGAAGCTTTAGAGAACAACAAACCTAATACCTTATTGCAATGCAACTTCAACTTTTGTGATTTGAGTTGGGTTGCAAGTTGCAGGAGTTCTTGAAGTTCTTGGGGACTGAAGTCCGCTAGGCTTAATAAATCTCGTCCTATCAACGCTACCATGCTTCCGATTTGTAAAGAACAATCATCGATTTCTGTTCCTTGACCTAGCTGGGTCAAAAAAAGTACAGTTTTAAACCTGTATCATATATTTT encodes:
- the argF gene encoding ornithine carbamoyltransferase, whose protein sequence is MVALIGRDLLSLADFSPQELQELLQLATQLKSQKLKLHCNKVLGLLFSKASTRTRVSFTVAMYQLGGQVIDLNPNVTQVSRGEPLQDTARVLDRYLDVLAIRTFAQQDLATFATYAKIPVINALTDSEHPCQILADLLTIQECFGDISGLTLTYVGDGNNVANSLMLGCALAGMNVRIATPPGYEPDMGIVEQARAIAGDKTEVMLTHEPELAAKGSAVLYTDVWASMGQETEADNRLPIFQPYQISENLLSLADPEAIVLHCLPAHRGEEITEAVLEGSQSRVWEQAENRLHAQKALLASILGAE